The proteins below come from a single Chryseobacterium bernardetii genomic window:
- a CDS encoding nuclear transport factor 2 family protein, producing MKKSIAVHTLILFLFGFTVLSAQSDKTFAKEKAEISTMLDAFNVAAAKADYAGYFNFFADESTFIGTDATEVWNKKEFMVWAKPHFDKKRTWNFTALKRNIYFSKDGKLAWFDELLDTQMKICRGSGVVEKINGQWKVKQYVLSMTVPNDVVDKVVAEKTALEDVLIKELKTK from the coding sequence ATGAAAAAATCAATAGCTGTTCATACATTGATTCTGTTTTTATTCGGATTTACAGTGCTTTCAGCACAATCAGACAAAACATTTGCAAAAGAAAAAGCAGAGATCAGCACCATGCTGGATGCCTTCAATGTAGCAGCTGCCAAAGCAGATTACGCGGGCTACTTCAATTTCTTTGCCGATGAATCTACATTTATCGGAACAGATGCTACCGAAGTCTGGAATAAAAAAGAATTTATGGTGTGGGCAAAACCTCATTTTGACAAAAAAAGAACCTGGAATTTTACCGCATTAAAAAGAAATATTTATTTCAGTAAAGACGGAAAACTGGCCTGGTTTGATGAGTTGCTGGATACCCAGATGAAGATCTGCCGTGGTTCAGGAGTAGTGGAAAAGATCAATGGACAATGGAAGGTAAAACAATACGTTCTCTCTATGACGGTTCCTAACGATGTTGTAGATAAAGTAGTAGCTGAGAAAACAGCTCTTGAAGACGTTTTGATTAAAGAATTAAAAACAAAATAA
- a CDS encoding MFS transporter, with protein MAGKMKPELSLTQIINMSMGFLGIQMAFGLQNGNASRILANLGADVHELSWFWLVAPITGLIVQPIIGHMGDNTWSPWGRRKPYFLIGAVLCAIGLVLLPNAASVTQMFAANALLLAVIFLAMMDASVNVAMEPFRALVGDMLPKHQGTIGFSVQTILIGFGAVLGSYLPDWLTKLGISNVAPEGFVADNVIYSFYIGATLLIISILYTIITTKEYSPEEFAAFEDGKEIEHEKSKFSDIFKDFAAIPAQMKKLGIVQFFSWFALFTMWVFTTSALATHHLGLSPEDTHSKAFNDAGDLTGKLFGMYNLWAIPFAFLLTPIAKWIGKKQTHALALLCGGLGLISMYFIKDVDNLWISMIGLGFAWASILAMPYAMLIEVIPQRKMGVYMGIFNFFIVIPQIINGLFGGPIVSSIFGKQAMDYVVVGGACMLIGALVTMIFVKSEDETPKEIEEEIKQVHF; from the coding sequence ATGGCTGGAAAAATGAAACCGGAACTTTCACTTACTCAGATCATCAATATGAGTATGGGATTCCTCGGAATCCAGATGGCATTCGGATTACAGAATGGAAATGCAAGCCGTATCCTTGCCAATTTAGGAGCAGATGTTCACGAACTGTCATGGTTCTGGCTGGTAGCTCCTATCACCGGGCTCATCGTTCAGCCTATTATTGGCCACATGGGAGATAATACCTGGAGTCCGTGGGGAAGAAGAAAACCTTATTTCCTGATTGGAGCTGTTCTGTGTGCTATAGGATTGGTATTACTGCCTAATGCCGCTTCTGTAACCCAGATGTTTGCGGCTAACGCCCTTTTATTAGCCGTAATTTTCCTGGCGATGATGGATGCGTCTGTAAATGTTGCGATGGAACCTTTCAGAGCATTGGTGGGAGATATGCTTCCAAAACATCAGGGAACCATAGGATTTTCAGTACAAACCATTCTCATCGGATTTGGGGCAGTACTGGGCTCTTATTTACCAGATTGGTTAACGAAACTTGGGATTTCCAACGTAGCTCCTGAAGGTTTTGTTGCAGATAATGTGATTTATTCCTTTTATATTGGGGCAACATTGCTGATTATCTCTATTCTTTATACCATCATTACAACCAAAGAATATTCTCCGGAAGAATTTGCAGCCTTTGAAGATGGAAAAGAAATAGAACATGAAAAATCTAAATTCTCCGATATTTTCAAAGATTTTGCTGCTATTCCTGCCCAAATGAAAAAATTGGGAATTGTCCAGTTTTTCTCATGGTTTGCACTATTTACCATGTGGGTATTTACAACCAGTGCTTTGGCGACTCATCATTTGGGACTTTCTCCGGAAGATACCCATTCAAAAGCATTCAATGATGCGGGAGATTTAACCGGCAAGCTCTTTGGAATGTATAACCTTTGGGCCATTCCCTTTGCATTTTTATTAACACCTATTGCTAAATGGATCGGTAAAAAGCAAACCCACGCTTTGGCCCTCTTATGTGGTGGTTTAGGGTTAATTTCCATGTATTTTATCAAAGATGTAGACAATCTATGGATTTCAATGATCGGATTAGGATTTGCCTGGGCCAGTATCCTGGCCATGCCTTATGCTATGCTGATTGAAGTGATTCCACAAAGAAAAATGGGCGTTTATATGGGGATTTTCAATTTCTTTATTGTAATTCCGCAGATCATTAACGGTTTGTTTGGAGGTCCTATTGTAAGCAGCATCTTTGGAAAACAGGCCATGGATTATGTTGTGGTAGGCGGTGCGTGTATGTTAATCGGTGCTTTGGTTACAATGATCTTTGTTAAATCTGAAGATGAGACCCCTAAAGAAATTGAAGAAGAGATTAAACAGGTTCATTTTTAG
- a CDS encoding sterol desaturase family protein translates to MFDFSKMFQSDGPDIVYPWAIPMFAGIIFIEMAYSHFNKEKLYETKDVATNVLLALLNYSLDIIMKGFSMLVMMFFYYHRIFDWEVGVWYWIAVFLAQDFAYYVHHYVDHHSRVFWAVHITHHNSDYFNITTGFRSPVFQPLYRYLFFSPLAFIGFHPLHVMVAYSAIQIYGTFVHTQSIKSMGFLEYILVTPSHHRVHHACNIKYLDRNMGMGLIIWDKIFGTFEKEDPEVPVKYGIYPKMKSKDPATVLFYEWRRIGKDLRQPGLSFTDRLKYLFYSPGWRHDGTGKTVKQFQKEYKENIKNKPLPTQPKKKKLLSLSIVQTKE, encoded by the coding sequence ATGTTTGATTTCAGTAAAATGTTTCAAAGTGATGGGCCAGATATTGTTTACCCTTGGGCCATTCCTATGTTTGCGGGTATCATTTTTATAGAGATGGCCTATAGCCATTTCAATAAAGAGAAGCTTTATGAAACGAAAGATGTGGCTACCAATGTGCTTTTAGCACTTTTAAATTATAGCCTGGATATCATTATGAAAGGCTTTTCCATGCTCGTTATGATGTTTTTTTACTATCATCGTATTTTTGACTGGGAGGTTGGAGTCTGGTATTGGATTGCCGTATTCCTGGCCCAGGATTTTGCCTATTATGTTCATCATTATGTAGATCATCATTCCCGTGTGTTTTGGGCGGTACATATTACCCATCATAATTCTGATTATTTCAATATCACCACTGGATTTAGAAGTCCTGTCTTCCAGCCTTTATACAGATACCTGTTCTTCTCTCCTTTAGCATTCATTGGTTTCCATCCTCTGCACGTTATGGTGGCTTATTCTGCCATCCAGATTTATGGAACGTTTGTTCATACACAATCAATAAAAAGCATGGGCTTCCTGGAATACATTTTAGTAACGCCTTCCCATCACCGTGTACATCATGCCTGTAACATCAAATACCTGGACCGTAATATGGGAATGGGGCTTATTATATGGGACAAAATCTTCGGAACATTCGAAAAGGAAGATCCGGAAGTACCTGTTAAATATGGCATTTATCCTAAGATGAAATCTAAAGACCCTGCCACCGTTCTGTTTTATGAATGGAGGAGAATTGGCAAAGATCTGAGACAACCAGGACTATCCTTCACTGATCGTTTGAAATACCTCTTCTACTCCCCGGGATGGAGACATGATGGAACCGGAAAAACCGTAAAACAGTTTCAAAAGGAATACAAAGAAAATATAAAAAATAAGCCACTTCCCACTCAGCCAAAAAAAAAGAAGCTATTGAGCCTGAGTATAGTTCAAACTAAAGAATAA
- a CDS encoding glycoside hydrolase family 13 protein has translation MRKIYTFFAFSVAAMAFSQSKVLEKVEPAFWWKGMKNPELQILVYGKGIANNEISLSDGAKIKNIQKVDNPNYVFITVNTNEINVPKFTINIQKDKKNLGSYSYELKQRNPGSADRESYTSKDVMYLIMPDRFANGNEKNDSVPELTEKADRSLPNGRHGGDLQGIINNLDYIQNLGATAVWLTPVNEDNEKVYSYHGYAQTDLYKIDARYGTNEDYKKLSQELNKRKMKLVMDYVTNHWGISHWMMKDLPTKDWIHWFKEGEDGFKRSNYKTSTQFDTNASDIDKKYALDGWFDKTMPDLNQKNPLVLKYLTQNAIWWIEYADLGGFRVDTYPYNDKEAMAKWAKAITDEYPKFNIVGESWLYTAGQISAWQKNSKTGEAAGYNSNLPSVMDFMLFADMPKAFKEKESWNTGMIKLYDSFSSDFLYPDINNVMVFFENHDTERWNEIFNADPSVYKMGLTLISTVRGIPQIYYGSEVGMRGNKEKGGDADIRRDFPGGWKSDKQNAFNPATQTTEQKEFYQFTQKLLNWRKGKDVIHTGKTKNFVPKDGVFTYFRYNDKESVMVVINNNIKDQTLDLKYFEESLKGFSKGKEVISGKEFSLQNTLTVPAQTPFIIELEK, from the coding sequence ATGAGAAAAATATATACGTTTTTTGCCTTTTCTGTTGCTGCTATGGCTTTTTCACAATCAAAAGTACTGGAAAAAGTAGAGCCGGCATTCTGGTGGAAAGGAATGAAAAATCCTGAATTGCAAATCCTTGTTTATGGAAAAGGAATTGCGAACAATGAAATTTCACTTTCAGACGGAGCAAAAATTAAAAATATTCAGAAAGTAGATAACCCAAACTACGTTTTTATTACGGTTAACACCAATGAAATCAATGTTCCTAAGTTTACCATCAATATTCAAAAAGACAAAAAAAATCTGGGTTCTTATAGCTATGAACTGAAGCAGAGGAATCCCGGATCTGCAGACCGTGAATCCTACACCTCAAAGGATGTAATGTACCTGATTATGCCCGATCGTTTTGCTAATGGGAATGAAAAAAATGATTCTGTTCCGGAATTAACTGAAAAAGCAGATCGCAGTTTACCCAACGGTAGACATGGAGGTGACCTTCAGGGTATCATCAATAACCTTGATTATATCCAAAATCTTGGTGCAACAGCTGTTTGGTTAACTCCCGTAAACGAAGACAATGAAAAAGTGTATTCTTATCACGGATATGCGCAAACCGATCTTTATAAAATAGATGCCCGCTACGGAACCAATGAAGATTATAAAAAACTTTCCCAGGAATTAAATAAAAGAAAGATGAAGCTGGTGATGGATTATGTTACCAATCACTGGGGAATTTCCCATTGGATGATGAAAGACCTTCCTACAAAAGACTGGATTCACTGGTTCAAAGAAGGAGAAGACGGCTTTAAAAGATCTAATTACAAAACATCCACCCAATTTGATACTAACGCTTCGGATATTGATAAAAAATATGCGCTGGATGGATGGTTTGACAAAACAATGCCGGATCTCAACCAGAAGAATCCTTTGGTTTTAAAATATTTAACCCAAAATGCCATCTGGTGGATCGAATATGCTGATTTAGGAGGTTTCCGGGTAGATACCTATCCTTACAATGATAAAGAAGCTATGGCGAAATGGGCGAAGGCCATTACTGATGAATATCCGAAATTTAATATTGTAGGCGAGTCCTGGCTGTATACTGCAGGGCAAATTTCAGCATGGCAGAAAAATTCTAAAACAGGAGAAGCGGCCGGATATAATTCAAACCTGCCGTCCGTAATGGATTTCATGCTCTTTGCGGATATGCCGAAAGCTTTTAAAGAAAAAGAAAGCTGGAATACAGGAATGATTAAGCTTTATGATTCTTTCAGCAGCGATTTCCTTTATCCGGATATCAATAATGTAATGGTATTCTTCGAAAACCATGATACTGAAAGATGGAATGAGATCTTCAACGCAGACCCGAGCGTTTATAAAATGGGATTAACCCTGATTTCGACAGTCCGTGGAATCCCGCAGATTTATTACGGTTCAGAAGTAGGAATGCGTGGAAATAAAGAAAAAGGAGGTGATGCCGATATCCGCAGAGATTTCCCGGGAGGCTGGAAGTCTGATAAACAAAATGCATTCAACCCGGCAACGCAAACAACCGAACAGAAAGAATTTTATCAGTTTACTCAGAAATTATTAAACTGGAGAAAAGGAAAAGACGTAATTCATACCGGAAAAACGAAAAACTTTGTTCCGAAAGACGGAGTATTTACCTACTTCAGGTATAATGATAAAGAAAGCGTGATGGTGGTTATCAACAATAATATAAAAGATCAGACGTTAGACCTGAAATACTTTGAAGAATCATTAAAAGGATTTTCCAAAGGAAAAGAGGTAATTTCAGGAAAAGAATTCTCATTACAGAATACCTTAACAGTTCCTGCCCAAACCCCATTCATTATTGAACTTGAAAAATAA
- a CDS encoding NADPH-dependent FMN reductase: MKILAIAGSNSEVSMNKQLVAYASTLFDKAEVEVIDLNPFEMPIYKHERELAGGVPQEAHDFAAKIDGADLLLVSLGEHNGTYSTAFKNVFDWVSRIKDRTVWNEVPMLLMSTSPGGRGGAGVLEAASKRFPFHGGNVVETFSLPFFNDNFDKAEQKISNAEKDSELKEKVKKIAAIETILEK, from the coding sequence ATGAAAATCTTAGCAATAGCAGGAAGTAATTCAGAAGTATCAATGAACAAACAGTTGGTAGCTTATGCATCAACATTATTTGATAAAGCAGAAGTAGAAGTGATTGATTTAAATCCTTTCGAAATGCCAATCTACAAACATGAAAGAGAATTAGCAGGCGGAGTTCCTCAGGAGGCACATGATTTTGCAGCTAAAATTGATGGGGCAGACTTATTATTGGTTTCTTTAGGAGAACATAATGGAACGTATTCTACAGCTTTCAAAAATGTGTTCGACTGGGTATCAAGAATCAAAGACAGAACTGTATGGAATGAAGTACCAATGCTATTAATGTCTACCTCTCCTGGAGGCAGAGGCGGGGCTGGAGTTTTGGAAGCAGCATCTAAGCGTTTCCCTTTCCACGGTGGAAATGTGGTAGAAACATTTTCACTTCCATTCTTCAATGATAATTTTGATAAAGCTGAACAAAAAATTTCTAATGCTGAGAAAGACAGTGAATTAAAGGAAAAAGTAAAGAAGATTGCGGCTATTGAAACCATCCTTGAAAAATAG
- the purH gene encoding bifunctional phosphoribosylaminoimidazolecarboxamide formyltransferase/IMP cyclohydrolase yields MSKKRVLISVSDKSGLIEFAQFLEAQNYELISTGGTFKHLKDAGLNPIQIDEVTNFPEMLDGRVKTLHPKVHGGLLAVRNNEEHMKTVQEHGIGLIDMVIVNLYPFFENVNKDISLHEKVEFIDIGGPSMLRSAAKNFDSVTVITDVEDYTTVKLEMEQNGDTYIETRKKLAGKVFNLTSAYDAAISRMLLDEEYPTYLNASYKKVSDLRYGENPHQSAAYYVSTFENGAMKDFEQLGGKELSFNNLRDMDLCWKVVNEFKEEMACCAVKHSTPCGVAIGTSALETYQKTFECDPVSIFGGIVAMNYKIDAATAEELNKTFLEIVMAPDFDEEALEVLRKKKNLRIIKIVNPVSDKKTWVKVDGGILVQDNDLHFSDEIKVVTEAQPTEEQKKALLFSQRVVKYVKSNAIVVSNGIQAFGIGGGQVNRIWATQQAIERAKEKFTGDLVLASDAFFPFRDVVDFCAQEGIKAIIQPGGSVKDQDSIEAANEHGIPMMFTGVRHFFH; encoded by the coding sequence ATGAGTAAAAAGAGAGTTTTAATCAGTGTTTCTGACAAAAGTGGATTAATTGAATTCGCACAGTTTTTGGAAGCTCAGAATTATGAGTTGATCTCCACAGGAGGAACGTTCAAACATTTGAAAGACGCTGGTTTAAATCCAATTCAGATTGATGAGGTAACCAATTTCCCTGAAATGCTGGACGGAAGAGTGAAAACTTTACACCCGAAAGTTCATGGTGGACTGTTAGCGGTTCGTAACAACGAAGAGCATATGAAAACCGTTCAGGAACACGGAATTGGTCTGATAGACATGGTGATCGTAAACCTTTATCCTTTCTTTGAAAACGTGAATAAAGACATTTCTTTACACGAGAAAGTAGAGTTTATCGATATCGGTGGTCCGTCTATGCTTCGTTCTGCAGCCAAAAACTTCGATTCTGTTACTGTAATTACCGATGTAGAAGATTATACAACCGTAAAACTGGAAATGGAACAAAACGGGGATACTTATATCGAAACGCGTAAGAAACTTGCAGGAAAAGTATTCAACCTTACATCAGCTTATGATGCAGCGATCTCAAGAATGCTTTTAGATGAAGAATATCCAACCTATTTAAATGCATCCTACAAAAAGGTTTCTGATCTGAGATATGGTGAAAACCCTCACCAGTCAGCAGCTTACTATGTTTCTACTTTCGAGAATGGAGCAATGAAGGATTTCGAACAGCTTGGCGGTAAAGAACTTTCTTTCAACAACCTTCGTGATATGGACCTTTGCTGGAAAGTAGTCAATGAGTTCAAAGAAGAAATGGCTTGTTGTGCCGTAAAACACTCTACTCCTTGTGGCGTTGCTATTGGAACTTCAGCATTGGAAACTTACCAAAAAACTTTCGAATGTGATCCGGTTTCTATCTTTGGCGGAATTGTTGCTATGAACTATAAGATCGATGCCGCAACGGCTGAAGAGCTAAACAAAACATTCCTTGAGATTGTAATGGCTCCGGATTTCGATGAAGAAGCTCTTGAAGTTTTAAGAAAAAAGAAAAACCTTAGAATCATCAAAATCGTAAACCCTGTTTCTGACAAGAAAACGTGGGTAAAAGTGGATGGCGGTATCCTGGTTCAGGATAATGATCTGCATTTCTCTGATGAGATCAAAGTAGTTACTGAAGCCCAGCCTACAGAAGAGCAGAAAAAAGCGTTGCTTTTCTCCCAGAGAGTGGTAAAATATGTGAAATCTAACGCTATTGTTGTTTCCAACGGAATTCAGGCTTTCGGAATCGGAGGCGGACAGGTAAACAGAATCTGGGCAACACAACAGGCTATTGAGAGAGCAAAAGAAAAATTCACAGGAGATTTGGTATTGGCATCAGATGCATTTTTCCCTTTCCGCGATGTGGTAGATTTCTGCGCTCAGGAAGGTATCAAAGCCATTATTCAGCCTGGTGGAAGTGTAAAAGATCAGGACAGTATAGAAGCTGCTAATGAGCACGGTATTCCAATGATGTTTACCGGGGTGAGACACTTTTTCCACTAA
- the purM gene encoding phosphoribosylformylglycinamidine cyclo-ligase, whose product MSNTYKSAGVDKEEGYKTVDKIKKAVGETHNSNVLNHLGSFGAFYEIGGYKNPVLVSGTDGVGTKLKVALDTKKYDSIGVDCFAMCANDILCHGAKPLFFLDYLACGKLDSEIAAEIVLGMVEACKDNNCALIGGETAEMPGMYQPGDYDVAGFCVGIVEKDQIIDGSNIKAGNKIIALPSSGFHSNGFSLVRKVFPDFEEEFEGKPLYETLLVPTRLYFKDIHRVLEEVKVGGIAHITGGGLYENVPRIIPEGLCASIDSSKIRIPSVMLELEKRGGVTREEMYGTFNMGVGMVIVVDAEHAEKVLHLLDDAYEIGVITEGAEKINLSL is encoded by the coding sequence ATGAGCAACACTTACAAATCAGCAGGAGTAGACAAAGAAGAAGGATACAAAACGGTTGACAAGATTAAAAAAGCAGTTGGAGAAACCCACAATTCCAATGTACTGAACCATTTGGGAAGCTTTGGGGCTTTCTATGAAATCGGAGGATACAAAAATCCGGTTCTTGTTTCAGGAACAGATGGAGTAGGAACAAAGCTTAAAGTAGCTTTGGATACTAAAAAATATGACTCTATTGGGGTAGACTGTTTCGCAATGTGTGCTAATGATATTCTTTGCCACGGTGCAAAACCTTTATTCTTCTTAGATTACTTAGCTTGCGGAAAACTTGATTCTGAGATTGCCGCTGAAATTGTTTTAGGAATGGTAGAAGCTTGTAAGGATAACAACTGTGCATTAATTGGCGGAGAAACCGCTGAAATGCCGGGGATGTATCAGCCTGGAGACTATGATGTTGCCGGATTCTGCGTAGGAATTGTAGAAAAAGACCAAATCATCGATGGGTCTAACATCAAAGCAGGTAACAAAATCATTGCTTTACCAAGCTCGGGATTTCATTCAAACGGGTTCTCTTTAGTAAGAAAAGTATTCCCGGACTTCGAAGAAGAGTTTGAAGGAAAACCATTATATGAAACCCTTTTGGTTCCAACAAGATTGTATTTCAAGGATATTCACAGAGTATTGGAAGAAGTAAAAGTAGGAGGAATTGCTCACATTACAGGTGGAGGTCTTTACGAAAATGTACCAAGAATAATCCCGGAAGGGCTTTGCGCTTCTATTGACAGCTCTAAGATCAGAATCCCAAGTGTAATGCTTGAATTGGAAAAAAGAGGCGGAGTGACAAGAGAAGAAATGTATGGTACATTCAATATGGGTGTAGGTATGGTGATTGTTGTAGATGCTGAACACGCTGAAAAAGTATTACACCTTTTAGATGATGCTTACGAGATTGGAGTAATCACAGAAGGAGCAGAGAAAATCAATTTATCATTATAA
- a CDS encoding pirin family protein gives MKTVYHKADSRGHANHGWLNSYHTFSFANYQNRDRTNFGVLRVLNDDTVSQGMGFGTHPHRDMEIISIPLEGDLEHKDSMGTTAVIRKGEIQVMSAGTGVMHSEYNKNKDEEVKFLQIWVFPRELDVEPRYDQKSIKEGEKINGFQQILSPNKNDEGVWIHQDAWFNIANFKKGNGKNYMLNKKSNGVYAFVLKGSAKVGDRILNERDGLGIWDTQSFNIEAVEDTEILLMEVPMELPSYLK, from the coding sequence ATGAAAACAGTATATCATAAAGCAGATTCAAGAGGCCATGCCAACCATGGTTGGTTAAATTCTTACCATACTTTCAGTTTTGCCAACTATCAGAACAGAGACAGAACAAACTTTGGAGTATTGAGGGTTTTGAACGACGACACCGTTTCTCAGGGAATGGGATTCGGAACACACCCACACAGGGATATGGAAATTATTTCTATTCCTTTGGAAGGAGACTTGGAACACAAAGATTCAATGGGAACTACTGCGGTGATCAGAAAAGGAGAAATTCAGGTCATGAGTGCCGGAACCGGAGTCATGCACAGTGAATACAACAAAAATAAAGACGAAGAAGTAAAATTCTTACAGATCTGGGTTTTCCCGAGAGAGTTGGATGTAGAACCACGATACGATCAGAAAAGCATTAAGGAAGGAGAAAAAATCAACGGATTTCAACAGATTTTATCACCCAATAAAAATGATGAAGGAGTCTGGATTCATCAGGACGCATGGTTTAATATAGCCAACTTTAAAAAAGGGAATGGCAAAAACTACATGCTGAATAAAAAAAGCAACGGAGTGTATGCATTTGTTTTAAAAGGAAGTGCAAAAGTGGGAGACCGTATTCTTAATGAAAGAGACGGATTGGGAATATGGGATACACAAAGCTTTAATATTGAAGCAGTGGAAGACACCGAAATATTATTGATGGAAGTGCCCATGGAATTACCTTCTTATCTTAAATAA
- the purN gene encoding phosphoribosylglycinamide formyltransferase, translated as MKNIVVLVSGSGTNLQRIIDTIEAGEIQNAKVALVVADRECFGLERAKNHNIESILIPRGKNFSSELAKVIPQDTDLIVLAGFLSILKPEFCEKWNGKIINIHPALLPKFGGKGMWGMNVHNAVIEAKETESGATVHFVTPGIDEGEAILQKSFEVTAEDTPETLAQKVHQIEYEIFPLAINKVLGN; from the coding sequence ATGAAGAACATCGTTGTACTCGTATCCGGTTCAGGAACCAATCTGCAGAGAATTATTGATACCATTGAAGCTGGAGAAATTCAGAACGCAAAAGTAGCTTTGGTGGTAGCTGACAGAGAGTGTTTCGGATTGGAGAGAGCTAAAAATCATAATATAGAAAGCATACTCATTCCAAGGGGTAAGAATTTCAGCAGCGAATTGGCTAAAGTAATTCCACAAGATACAGATCTTATTGTATTGGCAGGATTCCTTTCCATTTTAAAACCTGAATTCTGCGAAAAATGGAACGGTAAAATAATTAATATTCATCCGGCATTGCTTCCGAAATTCGGAGGAAAAGGAATGTGGGGAATGAACGTTCACAATGCTGTTATTGAAGCCAAAGAAACAGAGAGTGGGGCAACAGTACATTTTGTAACACCGGGTATTGATGAAGGAGAGGCTATTCTTCAGAAATCTTTTGAAGTAACAGCAGAGGATACTCCTGAGACATTAGCCCAGAAAGTTCACCAGATTGAATATGAAATATTTCCTTTAGCCATTAATAAGGTCTTGGGAAATTAA
- a CDS encoding radical SAM protein has translation MYNLGDKTYLKQPKFMSIDTIKAFAVKLNEYCLENNLNNIQIVFHGGEPLLISKEFYRESISIFRKILPDNYFDFVIQTNGVGLDDEWYQLFNELDIRVGISIDGPKEYHDKYRVFHNGKGSYEEVKDAIILGQNYGLNGILSVINIKIPPQELYDEVKKLKVKGLNILLPDGHFDQLPDGLEKEWVNTKNYTPYADWLIELFKIWKNDKDRVSVRFFQTLIDLIVGEEEGDQVLGKNINGVAVLETNGNLEVADFIRACYEGITRNDINIHTHAISDVFKDRLFDVYMNAHAMVSQKCLNCSVYDFCGGGFLGNRYSNDRGFDNPTIYCHDMIKLITYIQNDIIDDIPQETQEEMELSKVSYEDIVNELESENKEILIESEIKEKLMHYRLA, from the coding sequence ATGTATAATTTGGGTGATAAAACGTATCTGAAACAACCTAAGTTCATGTCAATTGACACCATAAAAGCTTTTGCCGTTAAACTTAATGAATACTGCCTGGAAAATAATTTGAATAATATACAGATTGTTTTTCACGGAGGAGAACCTTTATTGATATCCAAAGAATTTTATCGTGAATCTATCAGTATTTTCAGAAAAATACTTCCGGACAATTATTTCGACTTTGTGATCCAGACCAATGGGGTGGGGCTGGATGATGAATGGTATCAACTTTTTAATGAATTGGATATCAGGGTAGGAATAAGTATAGACGGTCCCAAAGAATATCATGACAAATACCGGGTTTTTCATAATGGAAAAGGTTCCTATGAAGAAGTGAAAGATGCCATTATTCTGGGACAGAATTATGGGCTTAATGGAATATTATCTGTTATAAATATTAAAATTCCGCCTCAGGAACTTTATGATGAAGTGAAGAAGCTTAAAGTGAAAGGACTTAATATTCTTCTGCCGGATGGCCACTTTGATCAGCTTCCTGATGGGCTGGAAAAAGAATGGGTTAATACAAAAAATTATACTCCCTATGCAGATTGGCTCATCGAATTATTTAAGATTTGGAAGAACGACAAAGACAGGGTGAGCGTAAGATTTTTTCAGACATTGATTGATCTGATTGTGGGTGAAGAGGAAGGAGATCAGGTTTTAGGAAAAAATATCAATGGAGTTGCTGTACTGGAAACCAATGGAAATTTAGAAGTAGCAGATTTTATAAGAGCTTGCTATGAAGGAATTACCAGAAACGATATTAATATTCATACCCATGCTATTAGCGATGTTTTTAAAGACAGACTTTTTGATGTATACATGAATGCTCATGCCATGGTATCCCAGAAATGCCTCAACTGTTCTGTTTATGATTTTTGTGGCGGAGGATTTTTAGGCAATCGTTATTCCAATGACAGAGGTTTTGATAATCCTACTATTTATTGTCATGATATGATTAAGCTTATCACCTATATTCAGAATGATATTATTGATGACATTCCACAGGAAACACAGGAAGAAATGGAATTGTCTAAAGTTTCCTATGAGGATATCGTTAATGAGCTTGAATCTGAAAACAAAGAAATTCTGATTGAATCTGAAATAAAAGAAAAACTAATGCATTATCGTTTAGCATGA